In Oenanthe melanoleuca isolate GR-GAL-2019-014 chromosome 17, OMel1.0, whole genome shotgun sequence, one genomic interval encodes:
- the DOLK gene encoding LOW QUALITY PROTEIN: dolichol kinase (The sequence of the model RefSeq protein was modified relative to this genomic sequence to represent the inferred CDS: inserted 1 base in 1 codon) produces the protein MPVADYLNCLSSSPKVKRKVWFAGQLSVGCEPSLREGIAVARKGILPNGQLSILGLVRSCKLEQXWAGIMLNRAVLVESLLVFTVVLSVHAVVWDRFSWCALALAVQAFYVQFKWDRLLQLGGAVFQFRGAANSGLLPASMVMPLLGVVMKERCRAAGIVYFERFGVVVASTGMLLALFLSVLAVGITKPVPTNTCILTGIAGSIIIYTMKHSLTVSEVIEVLEVLLIFVYLSMILLYLLPRCFTPGEALLVLGGVSFVLNQLIKRSLNVIEGRGDPIDFFLLVAVVGVVLLGLFFTVLFIFMDSGTWISSMFFHMMTAVLGLGVIMPWLYRLIQRNPLFWLLQFLFQTQTRLYLLVYWTFLAASACGVVFYQNAKRSSESKKHQASTITRKYFHFIVVATYVPGLIYDRQLLYVAAVLCLAVFIFLEYVRYFRIKPFGQTLRHLLSLFLDERDSGPLILTHIYLLLGMSLPVWLFPRSCAPKGTLPGAGALVPYSGVLAVGVGDTIASVFGSTVGEIKWPGTKKTFEGTMTAIFAQIIAVALILIFDSSVNLNSGYAWILASVSLVSLLEAYTTQIDNLLLPLYLQIMLMA, from the exons ATGCCTGTTGCCGATTATCTCAACTGCTTATCGTCCAGTCCAAAAGTTAAAAGGAAAGTTTGGTTTGCAGGGCAGCTGTCAGTGGGCTGTGAGCCTTCACTTAGAGAAG gaattgCAGTAGCACGGAAAGGAATTCTTCCTAATGGACAACTGAGCATATTGGGACTGGTGAGATCCTGCAAGCttgagc gctgggctggaatcATGTTGAACAGAGCGGTGCTGGTGGAGTCGCTGCTGGTGTTCACGGTGGTGCTGTCGGTGCACGCCGTGGTGTGGGACAGGTTCTCCTGGTGCGCCCTGGCTTTGGCCGTCCAGGCTTTCTACGTGCAGTTCAAATGGGAccggctgctgcagctgggggggGCCGTGTTCCAGTTCCGGGGGGCAGCCAACAGCGgcctcctgcctgccagcatGGTCATGCCCCTGCTGGGGGTGGTGATGAAGGAGAggtgcagggctgctggcatcGTGTACTTCGAGCGCTTTGGCGTCGTCGTGGCTTCCACGGGAATGCTGCTCGCTCTCTTCCTGTCCGTCTTGGCAGTTGGCATCACCAAACCAGTGCCAACCAACACCTGCATCCTGACCGGTATTGCTGGCAGCATCATTATCTACACCATGAAGCATTCCTTGACTGTCTCAGAAGTGATAGAGGTTCTAGAAGTGCTGCTCATTTTTGTCTACCTCAGTATGATCTTGCTGTACTTGTTGCCTCGATGTTTCACTCCTGGAGAAGCGCTGCTGGTTCTTGGAGGTGTAAGTTTTGTTCTCAATCAGCTCATTAAACGCTCACTGAATGTAATCGAGGGCAGAGGGGATCCCATTGACTTCTTCCTTCTGGTAGCAGTTGTCGGAGTTGTTCTTCTTGGTCTTTTTTTCACTGTGCTCTTCATTTTCATGGATTCGGGCACGTGGATCTCCTCCATGTTTTTCCACATGATGACAGCAGTGTTAGGCTTAGGGGTCATCATGCCTTGGCTGTACCGACTGATCCAGAGGAACCCTTTGTTCTGGCTGCTCCAGTTTCTGTTTCAGACACAGACAAGACTTTACCTTCTTGTGTATTGGACTTTCTTGGCTGCCTCAGCATGTGGTGTGGTTTTCTACCAGAACGCCAAGAGATCATCTGAATCTAAAAAACACCAGGCCTCGACTATAAccaggaaatatttccatttcattgTTGTAGCTACTTATGTTCCTGGACTAATTTATGACCGCCAGCTCCTCTAtgttgctgcagtgctgtgtctggCAGTGTTCATCTTCTTAGAGTACGTTCGGTACTTCAGGATCAAACCTTTTGGACAAACCCTGAGGCATCTGCTCTCTCTCTTCTTAGATGAAAGAGACAGTGGACCTCTAATCTTGACTCATATTTATCTCCTCCTTGGCATGTCTCTCCCAGTGTGGTTGTTTCCCAGATCTTGTGCTCCTAAAGGCACCTTGCCCGGGGCAGGAGCACTGGTCCCCTACTCTGGGGTGTTGGCAGTAGGGGTAGGAGACACCATTGCCTCTGTTTTTGGCAGTACTGTGGGGGAAATCAAATGGCCAGGAACAAAGAAGACCTTTGAAGGGACAATGACAGCTATTTTTGCACAGATCATTGCTGTGGCTCTCATTCTGATTTTTGACAGCAGTGTGAATCTGAACTCCGGCTATGCCTGGATTCTGGCATCTGTGAGTTTGGTTTCTCTTTTGGAAGCTTACACTACTCAAATTGATAATCTGCTGTTGCCTCTCTACCTCCAGATCATGCTCATGGCATAG